GGCGGCGATGCGATCCGCTTCATGATGGAGCTTGAAAATCTCCGCTTTCCGGATGCGGCACGAATGCTCGCGAAGCGCGCAGGCGTCGAGCTCGTCGAAGAAGATCCGCGCGAATCGCGCCGCCGTAGCGAGCGCGAATCAATTTATGACGCCAACAAGATCGCGGCAGCATTCTTCCATCGCTTGCTGCTGAACGACCCGCGCGGTGAGGCCGCGCGGCGTTATTGTGAAGGCCGGGGCATCACGGCCGCGACGATTGAGGCGTTCCAACTGGGCTTTTCGTTGCCGGAGTGGAGTGCGCTCGCCGACGAGCTGCGGCGTGAGGGCGTCGACGTTCAGATCGCGCTGGCCGCCGGCCTTGTCAAAGCGCGCGGCGAGGGACGCGGCGTCTACGACGTCTTCCGCAACCGCATTATGGTTCCGACATACGCCACGACCGGCGAGGTCGTCGCTTTTGGCGGACGCGCGCTCGCAGACGAGAACCCGAAGTATCTCAATACCGGGACGACGCCTGTTTATACGAAGGGCCGTTTTGTCTACGCGCTCAACGTGGCGCGCCGAAACGCTGCCAAAGACGGCACGCTGATCGTGGTTGAGGGATATCTCGACTGCATCGCGCTGCACCAGGCGGGGTTCGGAAATGCCGTAGCGGCGCTCGGAACGGCCTTTACACCTGAGCAGGCCGTTGAGCTGCAAAAATATGCCACGACGATCTTCGTCTGCTACGACGCTGACGTCGCCGGGCAAGCGGCTGCGCGGAAATCGATCGGCATCCTCGCTGCGAATAAAGAGTTGAGCGTCAAGATCGTGGCGCTTCCCGTCGGCGAGGATCCGGATAGCTTCGTGCGCTCGCAGGGTGCAGCCGGATTCCAAACCTTACTCGACCATGCAGTCGACGCGGTGGAATTTGCACTCGACCGGGCCATTGGGCCCCTCGCCGCTTCGCACCGAACGCCCGCGCAAAAGGCGCGCGAGGGCGAGCGAATCATGCGCGAGCTTTCACCGCGCGAAGAATGGCATCAACGCCGCATCTACGTCGCCGGGCTTCTCAAACTGCACCCGAGCGACTTAGAGAGCAGCATTACGATGGGCGATCCGACGCGATTCGCTCCCAGAACCCCGCCGGGCGCTCGCTTTACCCGCCATCTTGCCCCGGCGCCCAAGCGTGTCACGTTCGAGCGCGACGTCGTCGCAGCGTTCGTCGAAGAACCGTTGTTATTAGACGAGTACGTCGGCGGCATCGCTCCTGAAGCGTTTGTCGATCCCGTCCTTCGTGAGGTTCTCGAGCAGTTGTATGCCGCGCGAGCCGACCTGCGGACGGCCGCCGACGTTTCGGCACTTTTTTCGGAGCGTGGAGACGTGGTCACGCTCCTCGCCGAGTTGGAGCTCGGCGAGCGTTCGAAGCTTCGCCGTTTCGAGGACAGCTCGCAACGGCGTGCGTTTCTCGACCGGGTCGCGGTGCGGCTCGACGGCGATCGCCGGGCTGCTCAGGTTCGCTCGGAGCTGGCGACGCTCGAGCACGAGATCACATCACTCCTTTCCGAAGGCAGGCCGATACCAAAGGAGATCAAGGAACGTCAGGTTCAATTGGAAGACGCGCTGCGGGAAGCGCAGCACAAACGCGAGAGAAGGGAGGTGAATACGTAAATTATGGCTCGTAAGAAGTCCGCCGCTGCAGTAGCCGAGAAGCCCGAATTGTCGCTTGATGAGTTGATCAAGCGCCTGATTGAACGCGGGAAAAAGCGCCGTTCGGTCACCTGGGACGAAGTCAATGCGATTTTTGAGAACAGCGAAGAAGAGACGAACTCCGAGAAAATGGACGACGTCCTCGCGGAACTCGAGACGCTCGGCATTGCGGTCGTCGACGAACAAACGAAGGAAGAAAAGCGCGAAGCCGAAGAGGACGATTCCCTTCCGGCCGGTCTGTCGCTTGATGATCCGGTTCGCATGTATCTCAAGGAGATCGGCCGCGTCCCGCTCCTCTCAATGGAGGACGAGAAGCGACTGGCGATGGCGATCGAGCGCGGCGAGCTGGAAGCTGCCAAGAACGGCAGCGCCGATTCGGTCATCTTGCACGAGGGCGAGCAAGCTAAACGGCAGCTCACCGAAGCCAATCTACGGCTCGTGGTCTCGATCGCGAAGAAGTACGTCGGGCGCGGCATGCTCTTCTTGGATTTGATCCAGGAAGGGAACCTCGGATTGATCAGGGCGGTCGAGAAATTCGACTATCGCAAGGGCTACAAGTTCTCGACGTACGCGACATGGTGGATTCGCCAAGCGATCACACGCGCGCTCGCCGATCAAGCCCGAACGATTCGCATCCCCGTGCACATGGTCGAGACGATCAACCGTCTGATCAAGATCTCACGCCAGCTGCTGCAAGAGCTTGGCCGCGATCCGTCGGTCGAAGAGATCGCAACCGAGATGGGCTTAACGCCCGAAAAGGTTCGCGAGGTCATCAAGATCTCCCAAGAGCCGATCTCGCTCGAGACGCCGATCGGTGAAGAGGAAGACTCGCATCTCGGTGACTTCATCGAGGATCAGGAAGCGGTCGCGCCCGCGGAAGCCGCCTCGGTCATGCTCCTCAAAGAAAAGATGGCGGACGTCCTTAAAAACCTCACCGAGCGTGAGCGCAAAGTGCTGGTTCTGCGCTTCGGTCTCGAAGACGGCCACCAGCGTACGCTCGAAGAAGTCGGCCAAGAGTTCGGCGTCACGCGCGAACGCATCCGTCAAATCGAAGCGAAAGCTTTGCGGAAGCTACGCCACCCGTCGAGAGGCAAAGCCCTCAAAGACTACTGGAGCAATGAGTAGCCCCCGTTGTCATCCTGAGCGTAGCGTCGAAGGCGCGTAGTCGAAGGACAGCGATCATCTCGATCGATAGAAACTAATCGCCGCGGATTCCACAGAACGAATCCACGGCGTTTTTGCGTCCGCATATTCGAGGACGTCATTTCCATACTCGGCGGCTAGGCGAATCTTTAGCGCTTCGTACTCTCGCGCAACCTCCGGATGCGCGCGAAGGTAGTCGCGAAAGGCGACGTGCCGTTCGATCTGCGGATTTCCCACAGCATAGAAGTGGGCATTGACGAGGCGGCGACCGAAGTCGTCAAGCGTGCAATAGCGGCGTTCGGCGATGCCGAACTCGCCCCACCAGCTATAGCCGAGCGCTTCGATCTTCGCGCGCGCCGCATCGAGACTTGGGAGGTCGCGGACGACGGGAATGAGGTCGACAACGGGCTTTGCGACGATCCCGGAGATCGCGGTCGATCCGATGTGATAAACCTCAAGCAGAATCGCGCCAAGCGATTCGCGCATTCTCGCAGCCTCACGTTCGGTGAGCGCTGACCACGCCGGGTCGTGCGCCACGAGTCTGACCGGCCCTGAGTTTGGTCGCTGACCTTCGACTTCGCTCACTTCGTTCGCTGCGCTCAGTCTGACATTGGGGGCGTGATCGCTTGTTACGTTCGCGCCGCGATGCTATTACACGGATTTCGGGGCTTCTCGCCGGCGAGAACACGCACGACTTCTTCGCTCGCGCGTGTGCGCAGATCGCCGACCGCGAGATCCGAGGCGTAGGCGACGTGCGGCGTGACGATCGCGTCCGGGTGCTCGACGAGCGCGCGGGGTGGGTTCGGTTCGCCCTCGACCACATCGAGTCCGACGCCACTCAGTTTCCCGGAGCGTAGGCCTTCGAGGACGGCATCATTGTCGACGAGCGGTCCGCGACTCACGTTGACGAGGATCGCACCGTTGCGCATCTTGCCGACGAAAGCGCGATCGACCATGTGATGCGTCGACGCATCCAAGGGCGTGTGCAAGATGACGACATCGCTACCTGTGATCAGCTCATCGAGCCCGACCATTTTTGCGGGTCCGCGATCGCTTACGCTCATCACATCGTACGCGAGTACGCTCGCCCCCAGTCCGTGCAGCTTACGCGCCGTGGCGCGTCCGATGCGGCCATAGCCAATCACGCCCACGGTGAGTTTGTTCGTGCGCCGGAGCCGTTCCGCAGCCAGCAATCCCCAACGCCCCGCGTGCACTTCGCGATCGTATTCGTTGATGCGGCGTGTGAAAGCAAGCATGAGCGCGATTGCGTGGTCTGAGACTTCCTCAATGCAGTAATCCGGGACGTTCGTGACGAGCACGCCGCGTTCCGTAGCGGCTGGAATCGCAACGTTATCTGTCCCGATCCCGACACGTGCAATGTGCCGCAGGTTCGTCGCCTGTGCGATAACCTGCGACGTAATCTGCGTGTAAGTTACCATGATCGTCTCAGGATCGTGCTGCTTGATAAACGCTTCGAGCGCCGACGGATCGCCGGATTTCAACGGTCCCTCGATGAGTGTGTGCCCTGCGCCGCCGACGATCGCGCGCTCGATCGCCAAATCCGGCCACGAATAGTCGATAAGCGCGACGGTCGCCATGTGTTAGGAGCCGATCTGTTCGTCGGGCAATCGGCGGATCGTGATGATCTTGTCCGACTCGAGCAACCGTCCGAGTACGTCGAAGCCGTCCTCGACGTGGCCGAAGACCGTGAACGCCATGTCGAGGTGCAGTTGCGGTGAGAGCGTGATGTAGAACTGCGAGCCCGCCGAGTCGCGCTTCGCGCCGGCCTTGGTGTACTCGAGCCCCATCGAGATAACGCCCGAGTCTTGCTCGATCGGATTTTCCTCTGCCGGAATCGTGAAGCCGGCATCTCCGTCGCCCGTGTTGGTGCGGTCACCGGTTTGCACGACGAAGTCGGGGACGATTCGGAACCAGCGGTTATTGTTGTAATAACCTGTCTTGGCAAGGTTCAAGAAGCTCGCGACCGTGCTCGGCGCCCATTCAGGATAGAGTACGAGCGTGAGCGTGCCTTGCGTCGTGACGATCGCAACGCGCGGATGCGGCCCATTCGCCGGACCCGTCATCTGTGCGAGCGTGCGCGGCAGAACGTGCGGCCTGTAGATGAGTTGATCGAGGTTCGGAGCGTGCAGTTTTTTCGTCGGCACGGCAAGGTTCGCAGGTTGTTCGCTCGGTGACACCTGTGGTGGCGGCGTGACGACACCGTTGGGCAGCGTCTTCAAATGCTCCGTCCGTTTGCCGCCGTTCATCACCTTGATCGCGTCGTGCGCTTCTTCGTTCACTTGCCAGCGCGGATCGTGCGCGAGCGGCTCAACCTGTGGAATCCACCCTTTGCTCAACCGTCGCTCGAGGACGTGCAGCGTTTGAATTTGCACGAGCTCGGACTTGTCGGCAAGTCCAGCCGCGATCGTTTTGCCGTCGACTTCTTTTGCGAATCCGCGCCCGAGCGCCCACATCTCGTGCCAACGTGCCGTGTCGTCGTCTTCGTGCGCGAACGCGGCTTGGAGCGCTTGCAATGCACGGGAGTGAAGCGAGCGATTTGCCGGCGGATACCAGGCGAGCGTGAACGCAGCGCGTCCGCGCAACACTGGTGATGCATCGGCGCGTAAGATGTGTGTCACGCGCTCGAACGAAGCGCTCGTTAGTTGCGGTGAGAGATCGCCGGCGACCGCAAAACGTGCAGTCGCGTCGAGCGCCGCAACGCAAACCGCGTCGGAAGAATCCGAGAGTGCATCGACGATTGCGGTCCCGGCGCGCGCCTTGCGATCGGCAGCCAGCGGCTGCAGCATCGCCGAGAGCGACGTTCCGCCGAGAGCCGGCGCGAGGAGGCCCAAGCCGTACACGGACATAGCTCTGATTGCGGCGTCGCTCGCCTGGGTATGCTGTAGCAGGGGATCGGCTGCCAGCAACTTGCCGGTCCTCCCTAACGCCAAGGCAGCGCGTGCTGCCACTGCTGGGTCGCCCTGGTTAATAAGGGAAGCGAGTTGGTTGCCGCCCGGCGACCGATTCAGTTCCCAGTATTCAATCGTACGATAGGGGTTGCCCGAAGCGGCGACCCCAGCAACTGTCAAGATTGCAAGAAGAACGAAGCAAGTGAGCAGCTTCACGGGTCGGTACCCAACTTTCGGGGACGTTTGTGCGTTATAAGGTATAGTCCATCCGAAAACACGAGGTTTAAAATCCAGTTATGTCGACCCCAGCGAAAAAGCCCGGCGGCGGAATGACCGTTCGGGAAGCCGGCCAAAAAGGCGGCGAGACCGTCAAACGTAAGTACGGCCCGGAATTCTACGAGAATATCGGGCGCAAGGGCGGTCAGGCCACCAAGGCCGCGCACGGACACGCGTTTTACGAAACGATTGGTAAGAAGGGCGGAAAGAAAGGCGGCGAGGCGACTCGCGACCGTTACGGCCCGAGCTTCTACGAAGAGATCGGTCAGAAGGGTGGCCAGAAGGTCAAAGCCCTGATCGAGCAAGGCAAGCGCGCGGCCGCAGCCGCCGCTCCCGAGAGCGAAAAGCGAGCTTCCTAACCCAGTCGTGAGGGCGACGCGCAAAGGCGCCGCGTTGGCGGCGCTCGTTGCGAGCGTCGCCATCCCGCTTTTAGTTCGTGCCGACCCGTCGCAGCCGGCTGCGGCGGGCTTCCTTTTATTTGCCGGGTCCGTGGAAACGATCGTGCTCGACCATACGGTCAGCACGGCCGAGCTGGAGCCCGGCGCGATCGTACCCGCGCATTTGCGCGACGCGATCGTGTTGCGCGGGAAAACGCTCGCGAAGGCGGGCACGCCGCTGCATCTCATCGTCACCGAAGTACGGCGCGCCGGAAACGGCGTCGGGGGTGAAGTCGTGCTTCGCGTTGAGTCGCTCCGTTTGGATGACGAGCTCAATCTGCCGTTGCGATTGCAGCATCCGGCACTGAGTGCGACGCTGGTACTCGCGAATCCCGACGACGTCGTGCTGCCCGCGAAGGCGAGAAGCTCGCCGCCGGTGCGCGGCTCGGATCTCACGCTCGCGCCCGGAACGCAGCTGCGCGCGCGGACGACGGTGACGGTTGATGCCACTGACCCGAACAAAACCGTTCTCGCTACTCCTTTGCCGTACACGATCTCGACAGACCGGCCGTTTGCGGCGTTCACACCGATCCCGCTGACCACCTACAACCCGGCCGCTTTCACCCCACGGCCACGCCGGCGGCGCCGCGGCAAAGCGACGCCCTCGCCGAGTCCGTCGCCGAGCTCCTCGGAAACAGCGAGCCCGACGCCGAATCCCACGCCATCATGATGCATCGGCGAGAATTCATTTTGTCCGCCTCGAGCGCACTTTTGGTTGCGACGCAGGTTCCCGTCTTCGCGCAAATGGGGGCATCGAAACTCTCACCGCATGCGGACGCAGCGGAACACGCGTTTATCACGCAGTCATCGCGCTTCGTTCATAAGCACTATTCGACGACCGAGAAGGCTGCTCGCGCCGGCTTCGTTCGATTCACGAACGAGGACAAAAGCGGCGCGATTTCATGGGCCAATCAACAATGGACTTCGGCCGACGTGGATCACCCGAGCCAAGTTTGGTATGACTCCGCAGGCCATTTGATCGGCGTCGATTACTCGGTGCTTCAAAACGACACCACTGTGCC
Above is a genomic segment from Candidatus Baltobacteraceae bacterium containing:
- the dnaG gene encoding DNA primase, which translates into the protein MRIDQSVTREILARTDLAALIGQYVSLHKRGRDLVGLCPFHGEKTPSFHVHPDRGFFKCFGCGKGGDAIRFMMELENLRFPDAARMLAKRAGVELVEEDPRESRRRSERESIYDANKIAAAFFHRLLLNDPRGEAARRYCEGRGITAATIEAFQLGFSLPEWSALADELRREGVDVQIALAAGLVKARGEGRGVYDVFRNRIMVPTYATTGEVVAFGGRALADENPKYLNTGTTPVYTKGRFVYALNVARRNAAKDGTLIVVEGYLDCIALHQAGFGNAVAALGTAFTPEQAVELQKYATTIFVCYDADVAGQAAARKSIGILAANKELSVKIVALPVGEDPDSFVRSQGAAGFQTLLDHAVDAVEFALDRAIGPLAASHRTPAQKAREGERIMRELSPREEWHQRRIYVAGLLKLHPSDLESSITMGDPTRFAPRTPPGARFTRHLAPAPKRVTFERDVVAAFVEEPLLLDEYVGGIAPEAFVDPVLREVLEQLYAARADLRTAADVSALFSERGDVVTLLAELELGERSKLRRFEDSSQRRAFLDRVAVRLDGDRRAAQVRSELATLEHEITSLLSEGRPIPKEIKERQVQLEDALREAQHKRERREVNT
- a CDS encoding peptidylprolyl isomerase — encoded protein: MYGLGLLAPALGGTSLSAMLQPLAADRKARAGTAIVDALSDSSDAVCVAALDATARFAVAGDLSPQLTSASFERVTHILRADASPVLRGRAAFTLAWYPPANRSLHSRALQALQAAFAHEDDDTARWHEMWALGRGFAKEVDGKTIAAGLADKSELVQIQTLHVLERRLSKGWIPQVEPLAHDPRWQVNEEAHDAIKVMNGGKRTEHLKTLPNGVVTPPPQVSPSEQPANLAVPTKKLHAPNLDQLIYRPHVLPRTLAQMTGPANGPHPRVAIVTTQGTLTLVLYPEWAPSTVASFLNLAKTGYYNNNRWFRIVPDFVVQTGDRTNTGDGDAGFTIPAEENPIEQDSGVISMGLEYTKAGAKRDSAGSQFYITLSPQLHLDMAFTVFGHVEDGFDVLGRLLESDKIITIRRLPDEQIGS
- a CDS encoding C-terminal binding protein; its protein translation is MATVALIDYSWPDLAIERAIVGGAGHTLIEGPLKSGDPSALEAFIKQHDPETIMVTYTQITSQVIAQATNLRHIARVGIGTDNVAIPAATERGVLVTNVPDYCIEEVSDHAIALMLAFTRRINEYDREVHAGRWGLLAAERLRRTNKLTVGVIGYGRIGRATARKLHGLGASVLAYDVMSVSDRGPAKMVGLDELITGSDVVILHTPLDASTHHMVDRAFVGKMRNGAILVNVSRGPLVDNDAVLEGLRSGKLSGVGLDVVEGEPNPPRALVEHPDAIVTPHVAYASDLAVGDLRTRASEEVVRVLAGEKPRNPCNSIAART
- the rpoD gene encoding RNA polymerase sigma factor RpoD, translating into MARKKSAAAVAEKPELSLDELIKRLIERGKKRRSVTWDEVNAIFENSEEETNSEKMDDVLAELETLGIAVVDEQTKEEKREAEEDDSLPAGLSLDDPVRMYLKEIGRVPLLSMEDEKRLAMAIERGELEAAKNGSADSVILHEGEQAKRQLTEANLRLVVSIAKKYVGRGMLFLDLIQEGNLGLIRAVEKFDYRKGYKFSTYATWWIRQAITRALADQARTIRIPVHMVETINRLIKISRQLLQELGRDPSVEEIATEMGLTPEKVREVIKISQEPISLETPIGEEEDSHLGDFIEDQEAVAPAEAASVMLLKEKMADVLKNLTERERKVLVLRFGLEDGHQRTLEEVGQEFGVTRERIRQIEAKALRKLRHPSRGKALKDYWSNE
- a CDS encoding GrpB family protein produces the protein MSEVEGQRPNSGPVRLVAHDPAWSALTEREAARMRESLGAILLEVYHIGSTAISGIVAKPVVDLIPVVRDLPSLDAARAKIEALGYSWWGEFGIAERRYCTLDDFGRRLVNAHFYAVGNPQIERHVAFRDYLRAHPEVAREYEALKIRLAAEYGNDVLEYADAKTPWIRSVESAAISFYRSR